A single region of the Thermodesulfatator indicus DSM 15286 genome encodes:
- the rpoB gene encoding DNA-directed RNA polymerase subunit beta, whose amino-acid sequence MSEDLSIIPGRVRKNFGRVKPILDVPYLIAIQKESYKRFLQADVAPEAREESGIQGALKSVFPIVDYTGTCELEFVDYSILPPKYTPDECREKGLTYEAPMRLRVRLLTYDIDPDTGDKSIRDIKEQEIYFGTVPLMTEDGLFIINGTERVVVNQLQRSPGIFFDHDKGKTHASGKVLYSARVIPTRGSWLDFEFDHRDYLYVRIDRRRRFPVTTFLKALGLSTEEILTTFYPIEKYIIKPNSIEKIVNPETLLGQKALLDIYHPETGEVILKKGRKITKAALKRIQEAGLETIPVPEEEFLGKVVARDVIDPNTGEVIISCNAVVDKETLERLREAGIEEIECLYMSLHRHTPCLRDTLTLDKAHTQEEALIEIYRRLRPSSPANLEVARAYFQSLFFDPSTYDLSEVGRYKMNKRLGLDIPINVRVLTKEDILATLKHLIYLKEIEGPVDDIDHLGNRRVRSVGELVENQMRVGLVRMERAIRERMTLQDVEALMPNDLINPKPVTSALREFFGQGQLSQFMDQTNPLSMMTHKRRLSALGPGGLTRERAGFEVRDVHHTHYGRICPIETPEGPNIGLIVSLTTYAKINRYGFIETPYRKVLNGKVTNEVVYMSALDEGDNIIAQATIEIDKDGNIIQELVPARKAGDFIMAPKETVNYIDLTPVQVVSVSSSLIPFLEHDDANRALMGSNMQRQAVPLIRTEAPLVGTGMEKYVARDSGFTIIAEADGVVEDLDATRLVVRYETENGDIPEVKIYKLIKWRKSNQNTTFTQKPVVQPGQRIKKGQVLVDGPSTSQGEIALGKNILVAFMPWRGYNFEDSIVISERLVRDDVFTSIHIEEFECIARETKLGREEITRDIPNVGEEALERLDASGIVKVGAYVKPGDILVGKVTPKGETQLSPEEKLLRAIFGEKASDVKDTSLRVPPGIEGIVIDAKVFTRKGLEKDARAKEIEDREIARLLKDQEEFLEVLRRSILKRLERHLTGKTAAATIEVRGEVVIEKGEPITPEVLAKVPFMKIRELAGGRKKDPVVEDILRDYEAKEAQIRKQIEERINRMKKGDELPPGVLKVVKVYVAMKRKLQPGDKMAGRHGNKGVVSKVVPIEDMPYLPDGTPVDMVLSPLGVPSRMNIGQILETHLGWASKEVGKKIAELAKAYQVEAVKQFLAEIFGPEELEEFLRDKTDEDILRFAATFEDGLAVATPVFDGAKEPQIKKLLKLAGLSETGQTVLYDGMSGEPFREPVTVGYMYMLKLHHLVEDKIHARSTGPYSLITQQPLGGKAQFGGQRLGEMEVWAMEAYGAAYALQEFLTVKSDDVTGRTRMYERIVKGNNFLEAGLPESFKVLVKELQGLCLDVEMIEEE is encoded by the coding sequence ATGTCAGAAGATCTTAGCATTATTCCCGGCCGTGTACGTAAAAATTTTGGTCGTGTTAAGCCTATCCTTGATGTGCCCTATCTTATAGCCATTCAAAAAGAATCTTACAAGCGTTTTTTGCAAGCTGATGTAGCTCCAGAAGCCAGAGAAGAAAGTGGTATTCAAGGGGCATTAAAAAGCGTTTTTCCAATTGTAGATTACACTGGTACCTGTGAACTTGAATTCGTAGATTATTCTATTTTACCTCCCAAATATACACCTGATGAATGCCGTGAAAAGGGGCTTACCTATGAAGCTCCCATGCGGCTTAGGGTGCGCTTGCTTACTTATGACATAGATCCTGATACAGGTGACAAAAGTATTCGCGATATCAAAGAGCAGGAAATCTATTTTGGCACTGTACCTTTAATGACGGAAGATGGGCTTTTTATCATTAATGGTACGGAAAGAGTAGTAGTTAACCAACTTCAGCGCTCTCCGGGTATATTTTTTGATCATGACAAGGGAAAAACTCATGCCAGTGGTAAAGTACTTTATTCGGCAAGGGTTATTCCCACTCGTGGTTCCTGGCTTGATTTTGAGTTTGACCACCGTGATTATCTTTATGTTCGCATAGATCGCCGTCGTCGCTTTCCGGTAACAACCTTTTTAAAGGCTCTTGGATTATCTACTGAAGAAATACTTACTACTTTTTATCCAATCGAAAAATACATTATTAAGCCCAATAGCATCGAAAAGATAGTAAATCCTGAGACATTGCTTGGGCAAAAGGCCCTTCTCGATATTTATCATCCTGAGACAGGGGAAGTCATTTTAAAGAAAGGACGCAAGATTACCAAGGCGGCTTTAAAACGCATTCAAGAGGCCGGTCTAGAGACCATTCCTGTACCTGAGGAAGAATTCTTGGGTAAGGTGGTGGCTAGAGACGTAATAGACCCTAACACCGGCGAAGTTATTATTTCTTGCAATGCGGTAGTTGATAAAGAAACCCTTGAGAGATTGCGAGAAGCCGGCATTGAAGAGATAGAGTGTCTTTATATGAGTCTTCACCGTCATACACCTTGTTTACGCGATACCCTTACTTTAGACAAAGCTCACACGCAGGAAGAGGCCTTGATAGAGATTTACCGCCGTCTTCGTCCTTCAAGTCCGGCCAACCTTGAAGTAGCTAGAGCTTATTTCCAGTCACTCTTTTTCGATCCAAGTACGTATGACCTTTCAGAAGTTGGCCGTTATAAAATGAACAAACGTTTGGGACTTGATATTCCCATAAATGTTCGTGTGCTTACTAAAGAAGATATTTTAGCCACTTTAAAGCATCTTATTTATCTTAAAGAAATTGAAGGCCCGGTAGATGATATTGACCATCTTGGTAATCGTCGGGTGCGTTCGGTGGGAGAGCTTGTTGAGAATCAGATGCGGGTAGGTTTAGTGCGTATGGAGCGGGCTATTCGTGAGCGCATGACTTTGCAGGATGTAGAAGCCCTTATGCCTAATGATCTTATAAACCCCAAACCGGTCACCTCTGCTTTAAGAGAATTTTTCGGGCAAGGCCAGCTTTCTCAGTTTATGGATCAGACCAATCCACTTTCCATGATGACGCACAAGCGTCGTCTTTCGGCCTTAGGTCCTGGTGGACTTACCAGAGAGCGGGCTGGTTTTGAAGTACGAGACGTTCATCATACCCATTACGGCCGTATTTGTCCTATTGAGACACCAGAAGGTCCTAATATCGGACTTATCGTCTCTCTTACTACCTATGCTAAGATAAATCGCTATGGCTTTATAGAGACCCCGTATCGCAAGGTGCTAAATGGCAAGGTAACCAACGAAGTTGTCTATATGAGTGCCCTTGATGAGGGAGATAACATTATCGCTCAGGCCACTATAGAAATAGACAAAGATGGAAATATTATCCAGGAGCTTGTCCCGGCACGTAAGGCTGGTGATTTCATAATGGCTCCCAAAGAAACGGTGAATTACATTGATCTTACGCCGGTTCAGGTAGTCAGTGTTTCTTCTTCTTTGATCCCGTTTCTTGAGCATGATGACGCTAACCGTGCGCTCATGGGGTCTAACATGCAGCGTCAGGCAGTGCCATTAATTCGCACCGAGGCTCCGCTGGTAGGCACCGGCATGGAAAAGTACGTGGCGCGTGACTCCGGGTTTACCATTATTGCTGAGGCTGACGGTGTGGTTGAAGATCTTGATGCTACTCGTTTAGTGGTACGTTACGAAACTGAAAACGGGGATATCCCAGAAGTAAAGATCTATAAGCTTATTAAGTGGCGCAAGTCTAATCAAAATACCACCTTTACTCAGAAGCCAGTGGTGCAACCTGGTCAGAGGATAAAAAAAGGCCAGGTCTTGGTTGACGGTCCTTCTACCAGCCAGGGTGAAATTGCTCTAGGGAAAAACATCCTGGTGGCTTTCATGCCCTGGCGTGGTTATAACTTTGAAGACTCCATTGTTATTTCTGAACGGCTGGTACGTGACGATGTTTTTACCTCTATTCATATAGAAGAATTTGAGTGTATCGCTCGGGAGACTAAGCTTGGGCGTGAAGAAATTACCCGTGATATTCCAAACGTAGGAGAAGAGGCCTTAGAACGCCTTGATGCCAGCGGTATTGTTAAGGTTGGTGCCTATGTAAAGCCAGGAGATATTCTGGTTGGTAAAGTAACTCCTAAGGGGGAGACCCAGCTTTCACCTGAAGAAAAGCTTCTCAGGGCCATTTTTGGTGAAAAGGCAAGTGATGTAAAAGACACTTCTTTAAGGGTGCCTCCTGGCATTGAAGGAATCGTGATAGACGCCAAAGTCTTTACGCGCAAAGGCCTTGAAAAAGACGCTCGGGCCAAAGAAATAGAAGACCGTGAAATTGCAAGGCTTCTTAAAGATCAGGAAGAATTTTTAGAAGTGTTACGTCGGAGTATTTTGAAGCGTCTTGAGCGCCATCTCACTGGAAAGACGGCGGCGGCTACTATAGAAGTCAGAGGCGAGGTAGTTATAGAGAAAGGGGAGCCTATTACACCTGAAGTTCTGGCCAAGGTTCCTTTTATGAAGATCCGTGAATTGGCTGGCGGCCGTAAGAAGGATCCGGTTGTAGAAGATATTTTGCGTGATTACGAAGCCAAAGAAGCACAAATTAGAAAACAGATCGAAGAACGCATCAATCGTATGAAGAAGGGAGATGAGTTGCCTCCTGGAGTTCTTAAAGTGGTAAAAGTTTATGTGGCTATGAAGCGCAAGCTTCAGCCAGGAGATAAAATGGCTGGTCGTCACGGAAACAAAGGTGTGGTTTCCAAGGTGGTACCCATTGAGGATATGCCCTATCTCCCTGATGGTACTCCAGTAGACATGGTACTTTCTCCACTGGGAGTGCCTTCTCGTATGAATATTGGGCAGATCCTTGAAACACATCTCGGCTGGGCTTCTAAGGAAGTTGGTAAAAAGATAGCCGAATTAGCTAAAGCCTATCAGGTAGAAGCAGTAAAGCAATTTCTGGCGGAAATTTTCGGGCCAGAAGAGCTTGAAGAGTTTCTTAGAGATAAGACCGATGAAGACATCTTGCGTTTTGCTGCTACCTTTGAAGATGGTTTGGCGGTAGCTACGCCAGTATTTGATGGCGCTAAAGAGCCACAAATCAAAAAGCTCCTTAAGCTAGCTGGCCTTTCTGAAACTGGTCAGACAGTGCTTTACGATGGTATGTCAGGAGAACCTTTCCGCGAGCCGGTGACAGTGGGTTATATGTATATGCTAAAGCTTCATCACCTGGTGGAAGACAAGATTCATGCTCGTTCTACCGGGCCTTACTCCCTTATTACCCAGCAGCCGCTTGGTGGAAAGGCCCAGTTTGGTGGGCAGCGTCTCGGTGAGATGGAAGTCTGGGCCATGGAGGCTTACGGAGCAGCTTATGCCCTTCAGGAGTTCCTTACCGTTAAAAGTGACGATGTAACTGGCCGTACCCGTATGTATGAGCGCATTGTTAAAGGGAATAATTTCCTTGAAGCAGGTCTTCCTGAAAGCTTCAAAGTATTGGTTAAAGAACTCCAGGGTCTTTGCCTTGACGTAGAGATGATTGAAGAAGAATAA
- the rplL gene encoding 50S ribosomal protein L7/L12: MAVTKEEVIEFISNMTVLELAEFIKELEDKFGVSAAAPVAAVAAAPGAAPGAEAAPAEEKTEFDVILAGVTGNKIQVIKEVRAITGLGLKEAKELVESAPKPVKEGVSKEEAEELKKRLEEAGAKVEIK; encoded by the coding sequence ATGGCAGTAACAAAAGAAGAAGTAATTGAATTTATCAGTAATATGACTGTTTTGGAGTTGGCAGAGTTTATTAAAGAACTTGAAGATAAGTTTGGTGTGTCTGCTGCGGCTCCGGTAGCAGCAGTGGCTGCGGCTCCTGGTGCGGCTCCTGGTGCCGAGGCAGCCCCAGCCGAAGAAAAGACTGAATTTGACGTAATTCTTGCAGGAGTTACCGGTAACAAGATTCAGGTTATTAAAGAAGTTCGAGCTATCACCGGTCTTGGACTTAAAGAAGCCAAAGAACTGGTTGAAAGTGCACCTAAGCCTGTTAAAGAAGGTGTGTCCAAAGAAGAGGCTGAAGAGCTCAAAAAACGTCTTGAGGAAGCTGGCGCAAAGGTTGAAATTAAGTAA
- the rplJ gene encoding 50S ribosomal protein L10, translating into MLTRKQKEEIVQKLRKEFEEVPAVFVTTFRAMTAEESNELRKKLREKGARYQVVKNTLLRRASSGTPAEPLQEFIEGPTGVAICYEDPVEVAKVLVEFAKEHESLINRGGVLGGKPLEAASLEALAKVPPREVLMAQLLGLLQAPMAQFVQLMAAVPRNFLFALNAIKEKKAEEAA; encoded by the coding sequence TTGCTTACTAGAAAACAGAAAGAAGAAATAGTTCAAAAGCTACGTAAAGAATTTGAAGAAGTTCCTGCCGTATTTGTGACCACCTTCCGTGCTATGACTGCCGAAGAAAGCAATGAACTTCGCAAAAAGTTACGTGAAAAGGGTGCACGTTATCAGGTGGTCAAAAATACCCTATTGAGAAGGGCCAGCAGCGGGACTCCTGCTGAGCCTTTGCAGGAATTTATTGAAGGTCCTACTGGAGTAGCCATTTGTTACGAAGACCCAGTAGAAGTGGCCAAAGTTCTGGTAGAGTTTGCCAAGGAACACGAAAGTTTGATTAATCGCGGAGGGGTTCTTGGTGGCAAGCCATTAGAGGCAGCTTCTCTTGAAGCGCTGGCCAAGGTGCCACCGCGCGAGGTACTTATGGCCCAGCTTCTTGGGCTCTTACAAGCGCCTATGGCTCAGTTTGTACAGCTTATGGCGGCGGTGCCACGTAATTTCTTGTTTGCCCTTAATGCCATTAAAGAAAAGAAGGCTGAAGAAGCGGCTTAA
- the rplA gene encoding 50S ribosomal protein L1, which translates to MARGKKYANALAKIDRSKRYDFEEAVKLALENAYAKFDESVDVAVVLGVDPRHADQMVRGSVVLPHGTGKTQRVAVFAKGDKAKEAEAAGADYVGAEDLVKKVQEGWLDFDKAVATPDMMPLVGRIGKILGPRGLMPSAKTGTVTWDVAKAVKEIKSGKVDFKVDRAGVVHAPVGKVSFGPQKILENLAAFFDAIIKAKPSGAKGQYIKNITLSTTMGPGIKIDPAAVKDLLEKYGRD; encoded by the coding sequence ATGGCACGCGGAAAAAAGTATGCAAATGCTTTGGCAAAAATAGACCGTTCTAAAAGATATGACTTTGAAGAAGCGGTTAAATTAGCCCTTGAAAATGCTTATGCCAAGTTTGATGAAAGTGTTGATGTAGCAGTGGTTTTAGGGGTTGACCCTCGCCATGCCGATCAGATGGTCCGTGGTTCAGTGGTTTTGCCTCACGGTACAGGTAAAACCCAGCGTGTAGCAGTTTTTGCCAAGGGAGATAAGGCCAAAGAAGCTGAGGCTGCGGGTGCAGATTATGTAGGGGCTGAAGACCTGGTTAAGAAAGTTCAGGAAGGTTGGCTTGATTTTGATAAGGCTGTAGCTACTCCTGATATGATGCCGCTTGTAGGCCGTATTGGTAAAATTCTTGGTCCACGTGGTTTGATGCCTAGCGCCAAAACGGGGACGGTTACCTGGGATGTGGCTAAAGCAGTTAAAGAGATTAAGTCAGGAAAGGTTGATTTTAAAGTTGATAGAGCTGGAGTGGTTCATGCGCCGGTAGGTAAGGTTTCTTTCGGTCCTCAGAAGATTCTTGAAAATCTGGCAGCGTTTTTTGATGCTATAATTAAGGCCAAACCTTCTGGCGCTAAAGGGCAATATATAAAAAATATTACCCTTTCTACTACTATGGGTCCTGGTATTAAAATAGACCCTGCAGCAGTAAAAGACCTTCTTGAAAAGTATGGGCGCGACTAG
- the rplK gene encoding 50S ribosomal protein L11, translating to MAKKVIAVIKLQLPAGQANPSPPVGPALGQHGVNIMEFCKAFNAKTKGQEGMIIPAVITVYADRSFTFILKTPPASVLLKKAAGIEKGASDPKREKVGQVTKKQVEEIAKIKMPDLQAADLEAAMRTIEGTARSMGIEIVEG from the coding sequence ATGGCCAAAAAAGTAATAGCGGTTATTAAGCTTCAGCTTCCAGCTGGTCAGGCAAACCCTTCCCCTCCTGTAGGGCCTGCGCTTGGTCAGCACGGTGTAAACATAATGGAATTTTGTAAGGCCTTTAACGCTAAGACTAAAGGCCAGGAAGGAATGATTATACCGGCGGTTATTACGGTATATGCTGATCGTTCTTTTACCTTTATTTTGAAGACACCACCAGCTTCGGTCTTGCTTAAAAAAGCAGCTGGTATTGAAAAAGGTGCTTCTGATCCGAAGAGAGAAAAGGTCGGCCAGGTGACTAAAAAGCAGGTTGAAGAAATAGCCAAGATAAAAATGCCAGACCTTCAGGCGGCAGACTTAGAAGCAGCTATGCGTACCATAGAAGGTACAGCGCGTAGTATGGGAATAGAAATTGTAGAGGGGTAA
- the nusG gene encoding transcription termination/antitermination protein NusG: MAQQWFVVYVYAGFEREIGQKLREALEAAGLSDKISEIVVPPEKIIEIIGLESGPVARRFYPGYVLIKAEPEDQVFEVIKKIDKVVGFMGGEKPLPLREEEAKKIIERLKVAEIKPKPRYQFQEGDRVRVTQGPFANFHGVVTEVKPDKGKVKVLVSIFGRETPVELEFAHVQKI, translated from the coding sequence ATGGCACAGCAATGGTTTGTCGTTTACGTATATGCGGGTTTTGAAAGGGAAATAGGGCAAAAGTTAAGAGAAGCTCTTGAGGCGGCTGGTCTAAGCGATAAAATTTCAGAGATTGTAGTGCCGCCTGAAAAAATTATTGAGATTATTGGCCTAGAGTCTGGCCCTGTGGCTAGACGCTTTTATCCGGGCTATGTGCTTATAAAGGCAGAGCCTGAGGATCAAGTTTTTGAAGTCATTAAAAAGATTGACAAAGTGGTAGGATTTATGGGTGGAGAAAAACCTCTGCCCTTGCGTGAGGAAGAGGCCAAAAAGATTATTGAACGTCTTAAGGTTGCTGAGATTAAACCTAAGCCGAGGTATCAGTTTCAAGAGGGTGATCGCGTACGTGTTACCCAGGGGCCTTTTGCAAACTTTCACGGTGTGGTAACAGAAGTTAAGCCTGATAAAGGTAAGGTTAAAGTTTTAGTTAGTATTTTTGGGCGAGAAACTCCAGTTGAGTTAGAATTTGCCCACGTACAGAAAATTTAG
- the secE gene encoding preprotein translocase subunit SecE, with the protein MAKRRTRKQRMASVSGSGASSDKGEAKVVPLQREENFIHRAKNFFVEVKVEFKKITWPTRKETLATTTAVVSFTLFVSFYLGIVDMVLSKLVQWLVY; encoded by the coding sequence ATGGCCAAAAGAAGGACTCGGAAACAACGGATGGCATCTGTGTCTGGATCTGGAGCTTCGTCTGACAAGGGCGAGGCTAAGGTGGTTCCTCTGCAACGTGAGGAGAACTTTATTCATAGAGCCAAGAACTTTTTTGTGGAAGTTAAGGTAGAGTTTAAAAAAATTACCTGGCCTACTCGTAAAGAAACTTTGGCCACTACTACAGCCGTTGTTAGTTTTACGTTGTTTGTGTCTTTTTATTTGGGCATTGTAGATATGGTTCTTTCTAAATTAGTTCAATGGTTGGTTTACTAA
- the rpmG gene encoding 50S ribosomal protein L33, which translates to MAKSDVRITIHLQCTVCKRRNYTTTKNRRNTPDKLELKKYCPWDRKHTIHREVKAK; encoded by the coding sequence ATGGCAAAATCAGACGTTCGGATTACTATTCATTTGCAGTGTACGGTTTGTAAGAGGCGTAACTATACAACTACTAAAAATCGCAGGAATACACCGGATAAACTTGAATTAAAAAAATATTGTCCTTGGGATCGTAAACACACGATTCACAGGGAAGTTAAAGCTAAATAG
- the tuf gene encoding elongation factor Tu, producing MSKQKFERRKPHLNIGTIGHIDHGKTTLTSAITRVLSTKGWAEWIPFDNIDRAPEEKQRGITIQLAHVEYETEKRHYAHVDCPGHADYIKNMITGAAQMDGAILVVAATDGPMPQTREHILLARQVNVPAIVVFMNKVDMVDDEELLELVELEIRELLSKYDFPGDDVPVIRGSALKALECGCGKEDCEWCGKIWELMKAVDEYIPEPKREVDKPFLMPVEDVFSISGRGTVVTGRVERGVIRPGDEVEIVGLRPTIKTVATSVEMFRKILDEGLPGDNVGILLRGVGKDEVERGQVLAQPGSITPHTKFKAEVYILTKEEGGRHTPFFNGYRPQFYFRTTDVTGVVTLPEGVEMVMPGDNVEFEVQLIKPVAMEEGLRFAIREGGRTVGAGVVTKILE from the coding sequence ATGAGTAAGCAGAAGTTTGAGAGGCGTAAGCCGCATTTAAACATTGGGACGATTGGTCACATTGACCACGGAAAAACGACATTGACCAGTGCCATAACCAGGGTGCTTTCTACCAAGGGATGGGCGGAATGGATTCCGTTTGATAATATTGACCGTGCGCCTGAGGAGAAGCAGAGGGGGATTACCATTCAGTTGGCGCACGTTGAGTATGAGACAGAGAAGCGCCACTATGCCCACGTGGACTGTCCTGGGCACGCTGACTATATCAAGAACATGATTACGGGAGCGGCACAGATGGACGGAGCTATTTTGGTAGTAGCGGCCACTGATGGTCCTATGCCGCAGACCCGTGAGCACATATTGTTGGCGCGTCAGGTTAACGTTCCGGCTATCGTGGTATTTATGAACAAAGTTGACATGGTAGATGACGAAGAGCTTTTGGAGTTGGTAGAGCTTGAGATTCGGGAGTTGCTTTCTAAGTATGATTTTCCTGGAGACGATGTGCCGGTGATAAGGGGGAGTGCGTTAAAGGCGCTAGAGTGTGGATGTGGGAAGGAGGATTGTGAGTGGTGTGGGAAGATATGGGAATTAATGAAGGCGGTAGATGAGTATATACCTGAGCCCAAGAGGGAGGTAGACAAGCCGTTCTTGATGCCGGTTGAGGACGTATTCAGCATAAGTGGACGAGGGACGGTGGTGACAGGTAGGGTAGAAAGAGGAGTGATAAGGCCTGGAGATGAAGTAGAGATAGTAGGGCTTAGGCCGACGATAAAGACAGTGGCGACTAGTGTAGAGATGTTCAGGAAGATACTTGATGAGGGTCTTCCAGGAGACAACGTAGGGATATTGTTAAGAGGAGTAGGGAAGGACGAGGTAGAGAGGGGTCAGGTATTAGCGCAGCCTGGTAGTATCACGCCGCATACCAAGTTTAAGGCAGAGGTATATATATTGACGAAGGAAGAGGGAGGGCGGCACACGCCGTTTTTCAATGGATATAGGCCACAGTTTTATTTTAGGACGACGGATGTAACAGGAGTAGTGACGTTGCCAGAGGGAGTAGAGATGGTGATGCCGGGAGACAATGTGGAGTTTGAGGTACAGTTGATAAAGCCGGTGGCGATGGAAGAGGGTTTACGTTTTGCGATAAGAGAAGGTGGCCGCACAGTAGGTGCTGGTGTTGTTACCAAGATTTTGGAATAG
- the qmoC gene encoding quinone-interacting membrane-bound oxidoreductase complex subunit QmoC — translation MSHHYVEPDLKFVEGVIASGGDTVKRCYQCATCAVVCPLSTEDVPFPRKQMILAQWGMADRVAKDPAIWLCHQCSDCTAYCPRGARPGDVLSAIRAMAIRELAEPKFLWSLYNSLAGTVLLFGFALAVIFAMLLIVHQGLPELESPVRFSHGLFHGFLPVLAVDAIFLPVAGFAAIIAWRGISNLWRQLNEGANIPVAYRATTWELIKDHVIPVFKEILNHERFKKCVANLPRYSGHRLVLWAFIILFFVTMVVFFFADIVGTITGNEIFHTPWPLWNPIKILGNLGGFILIYGAILLIQNRKAKEAEGIMRSSYSDWFFLYLVLFVGITGLAAQYLRIFDLKIAYFVYVAHLACIFVLFLGLPYSKFAHLLYRTTVMVFDHYMAGVRTKMAAATAALSQPKAQEEPVETEAIQAEESSEKKEA, via the coding sequence ATGTCTCATCATTATGTCGAACCGGATTTAAAGTTTGTTGAAGGTGTTATTGCCTCAGGTGGTGATACGGTAAAGCGTTGTTACCAGTGTGCCACCTGTGCGGTGGTGTGTCCTCTTTCCACAGAGGATGTGCCTTTTCCGCGAAAGCAGATGATTCTGGCCCAGTGGGGAATGGCGGACAGAGTGGCCAAGGATCCAGCTATCTGGCTCTGTCACCAGTGTAGTGACTGCACGGCATATTGTCCTCGTGGGGCAAGGCCAGGGGATGTTCTTTCAGCTATAAGGGCCATGGCTATAAGGGAGTTGGCTGAGCCTAAGTTTCTCTGGTCTCTTTACAATAGCCTAGCAGGGACCGTTTTGCTTTTTGGTTTTGCTTTAGCGGTTATTTTTGCTATGCTTTTAATTGTTCATCAGGGGTTACCAGAGCTTGAATCACCGGTGCGTTTCTCTCATGGGCTATTTCACGGTTTTTTACCGGTGTTAGCGGTTGACGCTATCTTTTTACCTGTAGCTGGTTTTGCCGCGATAATTGCTTGGCGAGGAATAAGTAATCTCTGGCGTCAATTAAATGAAGGAGCCAATATCCCTGTTGCTTATCGGGCAACCACCTGGGAATTAATAAAAGACCATGTAATCCCTGTTTTTAAAGAAATTCTTAATCACGAGCGTTTCAAGAAGTGTGTAGCTAATTTGCCAAGATATAGTGGTCACCGTTTAGTTCTTTGGGCCTTTATTATTCTTTTCTTTGTTACCATGGTGGTGTTTTTCTTTGCCGATATTGTGGGAACAATTACTGGAAACGAGATTTTCCACACCCCATGGCCTCTTTGGAATCCCATAAAAATTCTTGGAAATCTTGGTGGTTTCATTTTAATTTATGGAGCCATTCTTTTGATCCAGAACCGTAAGGCCAAAGAGGCTGAAGGTATAATGCGCAGTTCCTATAGTGACTGGTTTTTTCTTTATTTAGTTCTTTTTGTCGGCATTACTGGTCTTGCGGCTCAATATCTTCGTATCTTTGATCTTAAAATTGCCTACTTTGTTTACGTAGCACATTTAGCCTGCATCTTTGTCCTATTTTTAGGACTCCCTTATTCTAAGTTTGCTCACCTTCTTTACAGGACTACGGTTATGGTTTTTGATCATTATATGGCTGGAGTGAGAACCAAAATGGCCGCCGCTACCGCTGCGCTTTCTCAGCCTAAAGCTCAAGAAGAGCCTGTAGAAACAGAGGCCATCCAGGCCGAGGAATCTTCTGAAAAGAAAGAAGCTTAG